From Gemmatimonadota bacterium, a single genomic window includes:
- a CDS encoding DUF481 domain-containing protein, whose protein sequence is MFPIARRALVLALLPVGLAAQAGTTPPPTGAVAPPVAPTPAPKPPNVIKFTGDLGYVSTAGNSSVQTLNLGDRVSAKFGVVTISQQFSLVHGRSKGKTVTSLYRAQVRSDYSLQTTFGIYAQVNYERNVFRRPRVPHRDQHRADGVAPR, encoded by the coding sequence ATGTTCCCCATCGCCCGCCGTGCCCTCGTCCTCGCGCTGCTGCCCGTTGGGCTGGCGGCGCAGGCCGGCACGACGCCACCGCCGACCGGTGCCGTGGCCCCGCCGGTGGCACCGACGCCCGCGCCGAAGCCCCCCAACGTGATCAAGTTCACCGGCGACCTCGGCTACGTCAGCACCGCGGGCAATTCGTCGGTCCAAACCTTGAACCTCGGCGACCGGGTCAGCGCCAAGTTCGGCGTGGTCACCATCTCGCAGCAGTTCTCGCTGGTGCACGGGCGCAGCAAGGGGAAGACGGTCACCTCGCTCTATCGGGCGCAGGTGCGCTCGGACTATTCGCTGCAGACCACCTTCGGCATCTACGCCCAGGTCAACTACGAGCGCAACGTCTTTCGCCGGCCTCGCGTCCCGCATCGCGACCAACACCGGGCTGACGGCGTTGCTCCACGCTGA
- a CDS encoding DUF481 domain-containing protein, with the protein MITLLLAMSALAPADTAKTVKFTVDAGFVNTTGNTEITSVNLGNKLEATQKGWKFTQTGGVVYGKNDGEVNTSLWLASLRGARELSSKVSLFVVTEFDRNTFAGISSRYAPQLGIAAKLVDAEKDKLRAEIGGGYTWQNAVAVGESAEFAAGRGALLYARQLGPKASFGQTLEFLPNFKTSDDLRINSETALTAPLASGVAMKASYVIRYDGLPETGFRKTDRILTTGLQLAF; encoded by the coding sequence ATGATCACCCTACTCCTGGCGATGAGCGCCCTCGCGCCCGCCGACACGGCCAAGACCGTGAAGTTCACCGTGGACGCCGGCTTCGTGAATACCACCGGCAACACCGAGATCACCTCCGTCAACCTCGGCAACAAGCTCGAGGCCACCCAGAAGGGGTGGAAGTTCACCCAGACCGGTGGCGTGGTGTACGGCAAGAACGACGGCGAGGTGAACACCTCGCTCTGGCTCGCCTCGCTGCGCGGCGCTCGGGAGCTCTCCTCCAAGGTCTCGCTCTTCGTGGTCACCGAGTTCGACCGCAACACCTTCGCCGGCATCTCGTCGCGCTATGCGCCGCAGCTCGGCATCGCCGCGAAGCTCGTCGACGCGGAGAAGGACAAGCTCCGCGCCGAGATCGGCGGCGGCTACACCTGGCAGAATGCCGTGGCGGTCGGCGAGAGCGCGGAGTTCGCGGCGGGACGCGGGGCGCTGCTCTACGCGCGCCAGCTCGGACCCAAGGCGAGCTTCGGGCAGACGCTCGAGTTCCTGCCGAATTTCAAGACCAGCGACGATCTCCGCATCAACAGCGAAACCGCGCTCACCGCCCCGCTCGCGAGCGGGGTCGCGATGAAGGCCAGCTACGTGATTCGCTACGACGGACTTCCCGAAACGGGCTTCCGCAAAACAGATCGGATTCTCACCACGGGACTGCAGCTGGCATTCTGA
- a CDS encoding YdeI/OmpD-associated family protein has protein sequence MTSPRPPLAEPPDLRAALRAEPALRKVFSALAYTHQREHIEALLTAKKPETRARRLAKTLDMLRSDQPARVATNSTRPTVAKMSLRAGQRLLVLDADTAARATFAALPAGVERVSRAATANADVVVLYALTAEALVRRLPTALKALVPGGTLWVAYPKQSSGRATTLTRDHGWAAVHAAGWRGINLIAFDDHWSGEKCRHE, from the coding sequence ATGACCTCGCCCCGACCGCCGCTGGCCGAACCGCCCGATCTGCGGGCGGCGCTCCGCGCGGAGCCGGCGCTGCGCAAGGTGTTCAGCGCGCTCGCCTATACCCATCAGCGGGAACACATCGAGGCCCTGCTCACCGCGAAGAAGCCGGAGACGCGGGCGCGGCGGCTGGCGAAGACCCTCGACATGTTGCGCAGCGACCAGCCGGCGCGCGTCGCCACCAATTCGACCCGGCCGACCGTCGCCAAGATGAGCCTCCGCGCCGGGCAGCGGCTGCTGGTCCTCGATGCCGACACGGCGGCGCGCGCGACCTTCGCCGCACTGCCCGCCGGCGTCGAACGCGTCAGTCGAGCGGCAACGGCGAACGCTGACGTGGTGGTCCTCTACGCCCTCACAGCCGAAGCACTCGTCCGCCGTCTCCCGACGGCCCTCAAAGCACTCGTCCCTGGTGGCACCCTCTGGGTGGCGTACCCGAAGCAGTCCTCCGGCCGCGCCACGACGCTCACCCGCGACCATGGCTGGGCTGCGGTACACGCTGCCGGCTGGCGCGGCATCAACCTGATCGCCTTCGACGACCACTGGTCTGGAGAGAAATGTCGCCATGAGTGA
- a CDS encoding DUF481 domain-containing protein, whose protein sequence is MRCRPPSASTPRSTTSATSFAGLASRIATNTGLTALLHADPRHRLTLEGGVSVTAQRSVDPTKRPNQDFLGGRAATAYTQKLGAKASFAQTIELLPNFREKEDLRINTESTVVAPITKEVGVKLSYVIRYDGLPQPGFLSTDRLFTSGIQITL, encoded by the coding sequence ATTCGCTGCAGACCACCTTCGGCATCTACGCCCAGGTCAACTACGAGCGCAACGTCTTTCGCCGGCCTCGCGTCCCGCATCGCGACCAACACCGGGCTGACGGCGTTGCTCCACGCTGACCCGCGCCACCGCCTCACCCTCGAGGGCGGCGTCTCGGTGACGGCACAGCGATCGGTCGACCCGACCAAGCGGCCGAATCAGGACTTCCTCGGTGGGCGCGCGGCGACGGCCTATACCCAGAAGCTCGGCGCCAAGGCCTCGTTTGCACAGACGATCGAGTTGCTGCCGAACTTCCGCGAGAAGGAAGACCTCCGCATCAACACCGAGAGCACCGTCGTCGCCCCGATCACCAAGGAGGTCGGCGTGAAGTTGAGTTATGTGATCCGCTACGACGGCCTGCCGCAGCCGGGCTTCCTTTCGACGGACCGCCTCTTCACCTCCGGCATCCAGATCACGCTCTGA
- a CDS encoding putative metal-dependent hydrolase — MSDPRYPIGPFVAPTGWDEHLVAMWRGAIAELPRALRATVSSLDNAALDTPYRDGGWTIRQIVHHLADSHLNAYMRFKLALTEENPVIRPYSQEAFAKLPDSTHLTVAPSLEMLEGLHVRWGMLLSTLDDAALHRTFVHPEYNKTFTLGHTLALYAWHGQHHTAQIIALCNSRGW; from the coding sequence ATGAGTGACCCACGCTACCCGATCGGACCCTTCGTCGCGCCCACCGGGTGGGACGAGCATCTCGTGGCCATGTGGCGCGGCGCCATCGCCGAGCTGCCGCGCGCACTCCGCGCGACCGTGTCGAGCCTCGACAATGCCGCGCTCGACACGCCCTATCGCGACGGCGGCTGGACCATCCGCCAGATCGTCCACCATCTGGCGGACTCCCACCTCAACGCCTATATGCGCTTCAAGCTGGCGCTGACCGAGGAGAATCCGGTCATTCGCCCCTATTCGCAGGAGGCGTTCGCCAAGCTCCCCGACTCGACGCACCTCACGGTGGCGCCGTCGCTGGAGATGCTCGAAGGACTCCACGTTCGCTGGGGGATGCTGCTGTCCACCCTTGACGACGCGGCGCTGCACCGCACCTTTGTGCACCCCGAGTACAACAAGACCTTCACGCTCGGCCACACCCTGGCGCTCTACGCCTGGCATGGTCAGCACCATACCGCGCAGATCATCGCCCTGTGCAACAGCCGGGGCTGGTAG
- a CDS encoding DinB family protein translates to MLTRLLDHLIWADLRTADALATLPMPDAELLRLYAHVLGAEAVWLARIAGRSGDVLVWPTLSLEECRQLAATNHAEFVMMQGALDDGDGERVVSYANTRGERFDNTVAEILHHVCLHGMYHRGQVMLGIRQEEGTPISTDFIVFARGA, encoded by the coding sequence ATGCTTACCCGCCTCCTCGACCACCTGATCTGGGCCGACCTCCGTACCGCGGATGCGCTGGCCACGTTGCCGATGCCCGACGCCGAGCTGCTGCGGCTTTACGCGCACGTCCTCGGCGCCGAGGCGGTGTGGCTGGCCCGGATTGCCGGCCGGAGCGGTGATGTGCTGGTGTGGCCGACACTCTCCCTCGAGGAATGTCGCCAGCTCGCGGCCACCAATCATGCCGAGTTCGTGATGATGCAGGGCGCGCTCGACGATGGTGATGGCGAGCGGGTCGTCAGCTACGCCAATACCCGCGGCGAACGGTTCGACAACACTGTCGCCGAGATCCTCCACCACGTCTGCCTGCACGGGATGTATCACCGCGGCCAGGTGATGCTCGGCATTCGCCAGGAAGAGGGGACGCCAATCTCGACCGATTTCATCGTCTTCGCCCGCGGCGCGTAA
- a CDS encoding Ig-like domain-containing protein: MRIAMSVLVAAGVLAACGEDPVTGPPVATAVQVVSGSGQTGTPGYRLGNEVVVRVTDPSGVPIPGETVTFTTTDAYAVPEPATVITDDDGIARTWWRLGAVIGTQRLLAQIGDLPSAQLTATGSSLAIRSMTSGFNFGYCIVDSDGILSCGGHPGFGAANPSARVVAPGTTRFTEVVSSCAVAESGRLWCFTRAADGSFATFNEVAGTYPALHGLTSGSSSTSGAYCGLSATGQGWCWGRNTGDNILDAPAASNTEIPPTAISTNQPFARIRLGFDTGCGLTAEGVAWCWARNDAARVGQPQPGASMRPTVVNSAVPFADLALDDLHSTVCGVALLGGVWCWGEGWRFSDGAVVALMGPTPVALAGFGNVRDITMNRLQFSSLHAGTSGATSHVDFEGRGSIVWRAADFGGLVLESWLDGVQVFHACGRVAGSSAVVCRAVGPKADAVLFGPRNYRPLVIGVPPQ, translated from the coding sequence ATGCGCATTGCCATGTCAGTGCTCGTCGCGGCCGGGGTCCTGGCCGCCTGTGGTGAGGATCCGGTCACCGGCCCCCCCGTCGCCACCGCCGTGCAGGTCGTGAGCGGCTCGGGTCAGACCGGGACGCCCGGCTACCGGCTCGGCAATGAAGTCGTCGTCCGCGTCACCGACCCCTCGGGTGTCCCCATCCCCGGCGAGACGGTCACCTTCACCACCACCGACGCCTATGCGGTTCCGGAACCGGCAACGGTTATCACCGATGACGATGGGATTGCACGGACCTGGTGGCGGCTCGGCGCCGTCATCGGGACGCAGCGCCTCCTGGCACAGATCGGCGATCTGCCATCAGCTCAGCTGACTGCCACGGGGTCGAGCCTCGCCATCCGTTCGATGACGAGCGGCTTTAATTTCGGTTACTGCATCGTGGATTCCGATGGCATCCTCTCCTGTGGTGGTCATCCCGGCTTCGGCGCTGCCAATCCGTCGGCGCGCGTGGTCGCGCCTGGAACGACCCGCTTCACGGAAGTCGTGAGCAGCTGTGCCGTCGCCGAATCGGGGCGGCTCTGGTGCTTCACCCGTGCCGCCGACGGCAGCTTCGCGACGTTCAATGAGGTCGCCGGGACGTACCCGGCGTTGCATGGCCTCACGAGCGGCTCCTCCTCAACCTCGGGCGCGTACTGTGGCCTCTCGGCAACCGGTCAGGGATGGTGCTGGGGGCGCAACACCGGCGACAATATCCTCGACGCCCCGGCCGCATCGAATACCGAGATTCCGCCGACGGCCATCTCCACCAACCAGCCGTTCGCGCGCATTCGCCTCGGCTTCGACACCGGCTGTGGCCTCACTGCGGAAGGGGTCGCGTGGTGCTGGGCGAGGAACGACGCTGCCAGGGTGGGCCAGCCCCAGCCGGGCGCCAGCATGCGCCCTACCGTCGTCAATTCGGCGGTGCCGTTCGCCGACCTCGCCCTCGACGATCTCCACTCCACCGTCTGCGGCGTCGCGTTGCTGGGCGGTGTCTGGTGCTGGGGGGAAGGATGGAGGTTCTCCGATGGCGCCGTCGTCGCCCTGATGGGCCCGACGCCGGTCGCGCTCGCCGGCTTTGGCAACGTCCGTGACATCACGATGAACCGGCTGCAGTTCTCCTCGCTCCATGCGGGCACGTCTGGCGCCACCAGTCATGTCGACTTTGAAGGAAGAGGGTCGATTGTCTGGCGGGCGGCCGACTTTGGTGGGCTCGTGCTTGAAAGCTGGCTCGACGGGGTTCAGGTCTTCCATGCGTGCGGCCGTGTCGCGGGCTCGTCCGCCGTCGTCTGCCGCGCCGTCGGTCCGAAGGCAGACGCGGTGCTGTTTGGGCCCAGGAACTACCGCCCCCTCGTCATCGGCGTCCCGCCGCAATAG